The stretch of DNA GAGGCAAATCCCATTGACCTGCTAGCCATCACGATTGAGCTCGTCACTCTCCGCCTGCCCGCGCCCTGAAACGGCGTCAAGGGCTAGTCTTGCCTGAGATCACGCCTTGCTCCACAGCACCCGCAATTTCTCAACAACAACCGCTTCCCATTCACTCGATTGACCCCGTTTTCACTCGATTGACCCCGTTCGGCGTCCGTACCGAAGCGGTTGATCTGAGGCGTTGCCGTTCTAATGTTCACCATCGATACTTTCAACCTGGGCTCACCCCTTGGTGAGAAACCCGGGCTAGCGCCGTTTGGAGTCAAAGATCGGGCCGGCCTCGAAGCGCGAGCGAGCGAGCCGGCGGTCGCGGGCGAAGAGGGCGGGGTGGGGCGGCCGGCGTCCGAGTGCCGAGAAGAGCAGGAGCAACGCGGTGAGGCCGAGGACGCCGTAGTTTCCCATCGCAGCGTACGGGGTGAGACCGCGGTGGGGGATGACCCGGGCGCTCAGGGCGTAGGGCTGGAACTGCGGCGAGCGGGCAAGCACCCGGCCGCGCTCATCGCTGACCGCCGAGACCCCGGTATTGGTCGCGCGCAGGAGATAGCGGCCGGTCTCGCGCGCCCGCATGCGCGCGATCTGGAGGTGCTGGTGGGGGGCGAGCGAGTCGCCGAACCAGGCATCGTTGCTGACATTGACGAGCAACTCGGCCGCCGGTAAGGCGTCGATGACCTCCTCGCCGAAGGCGTCCTCATAGCAGATCGAGACACCGATCGGGTGTCCAGCGACCTCTAGTAAGGGCTGATAGCGCGGCCCGGCGCTGAAATCGGACAGCGGGATGTCCAGGAAATCCAGGACCCGGAGGAGCGCGTCGGGCAGCGGCATGTATTCTCCGAAGGGCACCAGGTGGCGCTTGCGATACACCCCCGCGTGCCGCACGGACACCACCGCGTTGAAATAATCCTCGGCCTTCCCCGGAGCAAACGGCACACCGATGAGGACCTCCGTGGGATGCCGCCCGGCCAGTTCCCTGACCGTCTGAACATAGGGCGTTGCGGCGTCGTAAAAGAGCGGGATGGCGGTCTCGGGCCACACGATCAGGTCCTTGTCCCAGTGTGGCGCCGACAGGGCCAGGTAGCGATCGATGGTCGCCTGGCGCTCTGCCGGTGCCCATTTCATCGCTTGGGCGATGTTGCCCTGGATGAGCGCGACCTCGAGCGGCTCTTGCGCGGGCCGGGTCCAGGAGACGTGGCCCAGGGCCCAACAACCGGCCAGGAGCAGGCCGAGCCCCCCCAGATAACTCGGCCTGCGCGGCCCGTAGAGGACTTGGCACAACAGACCGGCGCACAGGGCCGCTCCGAGCCCCACGCCATAGACGCCGAAGATCGGGGCAAGCCCGCCGAGCGGCGCGTCGATCTGGCTGTAGCCGAGGCTGAGCCAGGGAAAACCCGTGAACAACCAGCCGCGGGCCCATTCGCCCGCGCACCACAGGGCCGGAAGGCCCAGGATGAAACGCCGTGCCCCGGGGCCTTTCCACAGACGATTGGCCAGGAACCCGACCACGGCCGGGTACGCCGCGAGGATGGCAACGAAGGCGACGGTGACGGATACCGAGAAGGCGAGATGCGGGAGGCCGAACTGGTGGACGCTGATCTGGACCCACGACACCCCGACGCCGAACGCCCCCAGGCCATACAGCCAGCCCCGCCGGGCGGCACGCCCTGCGGATACCCCGGTCCAAAGCGCGAACAAAACCGCCAGCGACAGGATCGCCAGCACTCCGAAGTCGAAGGGCGCGAAGCCGAGTGGCAGCACCGCGCCGCTCGCGAGCGCACCCAGATCGCCGGCAAGCCGGTCTGCCGTGTGGCTCGCGCCATGGGCCGACGTGGTGGGCCAGTGGCTCATCATCCGGCGCGACATCACCGGTACGCTGCCGCGTTGTCTCACAATGGCCATGGCTAGGCGGCGCTCGCCTGCTGTTCCGCTGGCGCCTCGGCGTCGCGCTCCGGGCGGCGGGTGACGCGCAGGAGGTGGATGCGGCGCGGATCGGCACGCAGGACCGTGAAGCGCAGGCCTTCTAGCTTGATGGCCTCGCCGCGCGCCGGAACGTGCCCGATCGCCTGCAGCACCAAGCCGCCTATGGTATCGAAATCCTGTTCCGGGAACCCGGTATGAAAATAGCGGTTGAACTCATCGATGGGCGTGCGGGCCTTGACGGTATACCGGTCGTCGCGATGTTTCTTGATATACCCCTCTTCATCGGTGTCGTGCTCATCGCTGATGTCACCGACGACTTGCTCGATCACGTCCTCGATCGTGACGAGCCCGGCCACCTGTCCGTATTCATCGACGATGATGGCCATATGGTTGCGGCTGCCGCGAAACTCGCGCAGCAGGATCTGCAGGCGCTTGCTCTCGGGGATGAACACCGGCGGCCGCAACAGGTTCCGGAGATCGAAGCGCGTGCCTTGCGGTTTGGCGAGGTGCAGAAGCAGGTCTTTGGCGAGGAGCACGCCGACCACCTGGTCGCGTTTGGGGTCGAGTACCGGGAAGCGCGAGTGACCCGACTCGATCACAGTCGGGAGGAGATCGTCGAGCTCGGCGTCGGCCTCGACCATGACCATCTGGGCGCGTGGGACCATGATGTCGCGCACCCGCATCTCCGCCATCAGGAGCGCCCCTTCGATCATGGCCAGGGCCTCGGGATGGATCAGATCGCGCTGCTCCAGCGCGTGCAGGAGCCCCGTCAACTCCTGGCGGTCCTTGGGATAGTAGCAAAAGGCCTTGCGTAACCACCCGAGCCAGGCGCGGAACCGTCGAGTCAGCCTAGATCGGTCTTCGTTCACGAACCTTCGTTCACGGATGGGGACGGCGCGGCATAGGGATCGGAAAAACCCAGCCGTGCCAGGATGTCGATCTCCAGCCTCTCCATCTGTGCCGCCTGTCTTTGGCGATCATGGTCGAAGCCCAGGAGGTGCAGGACGCCGTGCACGACCAGGTGGGCCCAGTGCGCCTGCATGGACTTGCGCTGCTCCCGGGCTTCATGGATGACCAGGGGGGCACAGATCACCACATCGCCGAGGAAGGCCGGATCGATCGCCTCGATCCCCTCGCTCGCGAACGATAGGACGTTGGTGGGCCCGTTTTTGCCGCGAAAACGAGCGTTGAGCGCCGCACCCTCTTCCTCGCCGACGACGCGCACCGTGAGCGCGGCCTCCGTCCGCCGGCCCGCGAGCGCGGCCCGTGCCCAAGCGCGCAGGGCGCGGCTTTCGGGGACCGTCCACCCCTCGCACGCCCGCTGCACGCTGATTCGGATCCTCATCGAGGCCTTTGGGCCCTCGCGGTGTTCTTCTCGCTCATGGTCTTTTCCGCCGCGATCTTTTCATAGGCATCGTAGGCCTCGATCACTCGCTGTACCAGGGGATGGCGTACCACGTCGCGGGCCTGGAAAAACGTGAAGCTCACGCCCGGCACGTCCTTGAGCACGTCGATGATATGCCGGAGTCCCGATCGGCGCCCGGCCGGCAGATCGACCTGGGTGATGTCCCCGGTGACCACCACCGTGGAGCCGAACCCGATGCGGGTCAGGAACATCTTCATCTGCTCGGGGGTCGTGTTCTGTGCCTCGTCGAGGATGATGAAGGAATCGTTGAGGGTAC from Pseudomonadota bacterium encodes:
- the lnt gene encoding apolipoprotein N-acyltransferase, whose amino-acid sequence is MAIVRQRGSVPVMSRRMMSHWPTTSAHGASHTADRLAGDLGALASGAVLPLGFAPFDFGVLAILSLAVLFALWTGVSAGRAARRGWLYGLGAFGVGVSWVQISVHQFGLPHLAFSVSVTVAFVAILAAYPAVVGFLANRLWKGPGARRFILGLPALWCAGEWARGWLFTGFPWLSLGYSQIDAPLGGLAPIFGVYGVGLGAALCAGLLCQVLYGPRRPSYLGGLGLLLAGCWALGHVSWTRPAQEPLEVALIQGNIAQAMKWAPAERQATIDRYLALSAPHWDKDLIVWPETAIPLFYDAATPYVQTVRELAGRHPTEVLIGVPFAPGKAEDYFNAVVSVRHAGVYRKRHLVPFGEYMPLPDALLRVLDFLDIPLSDFSAGPRYQPLLEVAGHPIGVSICYEDAFGEEVIDALPAAELLVNVSNDAWFGDSLAPHQHLQIARMRARETGRYLLRATNTGVSAVSDERGRVLARSPQFQPYALSARVIPHRGLTPYAAMGNYGVLGLTALLLLFSALGRRPPHPALFARDRRLARSRFEAGPIFDSKRR
- a CDS encoding CBS domain-containing protein, coding for MNEDRSRLTRRFRAWLGWLRKAFCYYPKDRQELTGLLHALEQRDLIHPEALAMIEGALLMAEMRVRDIMVPRAQMVMVEADAELDDLLPTVIESGHSRFPVLDPKRDQVVGVLLAKDLLLHLAKPQGTRFDLRNLLRPPVFIPESKRLQILLREFRGSRNHMAIIVDEYGQVAGLVTIEDVIEQVVGDISDEHDTDEEGYIKKHRDDRYTVKARTPIDEFNRYFHTGFPEQDFDTIGGLVLQAIGHVPARGEAIKLEGLRFTVLRADPRRIHLLRVTRRPERDAEAPAEQQASAA
- the ybeY gene encoding rRNA maturation RNase YbeY, translated to MRIRISVQRACEGWTVPESRALRAWARAALAGRRTEAALTVRVVGEEEGAALNARFRGKNGPTNVLSFASEGIEAIDPAFLGDVVICAPLVIHEAREQRKSMQAHWAHLVVHGVLHLLGFDHDRQRQAAQMERLEIDILARLGFSDPYAAPSPSVNEGS